In Geminocystis sp. M7585_C2015_104, the following proteins share a genomic window:
- a CDS encoding glutamate racemase, producing MKQSWRNRIGVFDSGVGGLTVLRKLYRYLPKESILYFADTLRLPYGKRSREEIILFVRQILDWMKSEGVKMVIMACNTSSALALEVVQSEYDFPILGLIHPAARGAVKKGKRIGIIATVATVKSNAYLNAIKEINPRIPVWQVGCPEFVPLIEENRIYDPYTKRVAREYLQPLIENRIDTLVYGCTHYPHLKGILTEIIPFPVHFVDPAEYVCIAAARELELLNLKNHSHPLPTRFCVSGDSQEFAAKCKRWLGFTPQVETVTLPVVTRISSSTVKNDKTVFQSLPSEILTF from the coding sequence ATGAAACAGTCTTGGAGAAACCGAATTGGTGTCTTTGACAGTGGTGTGGGAGGTTTAACGGTTCTCAGAAAACTATATCGCTATTTGCCCAAAGAATCCATACTATATTTTGCAGACACTCTCCGTCTCCCCTATGGCAAGAGGAGTAGAGAAGAAATCATCCTCTTCGTAAGACAAATCCTAGACTGGATGAAGTCGGAAGGGGTGAAAATGGTCATCATGGCCTGTAATACCAGTTCCGCTTTGGCTTTGGAGGTAGTACAGTCAGAGTATGATTTCCCTATATTAGGACTGATCCACCCGGCAGCAAGAGGCGCAGTGAAAAAAGGGAAGAGGATTGGGATAATTGCCACGGTGGCTACTGTCAAAAGTAATGCCTACCTCAACGCCATCAAGGAGATTAATCCGCGGATACCAGTGTGGCAGGTGGGATGCCCCGAATTTGTACCTCTCATTGAAGAGAATCGCATTTATGACCCCTACACTAAAAGGGTAGCCAGGGAATACCTACAACCCCTCATAGAAAACAGAATTGATACTCTGGTGTACGGTTGCACTCACTACCCTCACTTGAAGGGCATTTTAACAGAGATTATTCCTTTTCCAGTGCATTTTGTAGACCCTGCAGAATACGTTTGTATTGCGGCTGCCAGAGAGTTGGAATTGCTTAATCTGAAAAATCACTCTCACCCCCTGCCAACCCGTTTTTGTGTCAGTGGGGATAGTCAGGAATTTGCTGCCAAGTGCAAAAGGTGGTTGGGTTTTACCCCCCAGGTGGAAACTGTTACTCTTCCTGTGGTTACCAGAATTAGTAGTAGTACAGTAAAAAATGATAAGACAGTTTTCCAGTCTCTGCCCAGTGAGATTTTAACATTTTAG
- a CDS encoding N-acetylmuramoyl-L-alanine amidase, whose product MKKLCAFVFSLTTFLLVAAPAYAGRLLSWRFDANQNRLIFVTEESVKPVAQLIPNPTRLVIDLPGTILGRPKIEQSLGSVITTLRIGQFDPNTTRLVIELAPGYILDPRQIKIRGISPTQWLVELPQPQPGEFPIPSPSPNPQPPNPTPQPPTGNPYFPNPNPSSSPSSSSIPGSSRSASPASRNNTSPIRVTSSGLLIALGGSQRNRITVQRSDRRRLYFEVEGLKVAPNLLQSWPVNKYGVGELEISEKNNTTVITLHIHPDSPDWQASFTTRGELLIWPQGGMTQVMDLPVAPFSPSSQSPSTGRGTLIESIEVTNNQLSIRANLPIRARGSWINENRIYEIRLENASLAPNFQEPILMAGSPISRLRILQPKSNSLIIQVEPAQGVRIGEINQLSEEFISLPLTVISPFNPLIPPANALNNPYFSPITTLPSSVNPYDYTPSDSSSPSNNNRPLNPNNPPRSQPNNRNPSRGRILVVIDPGHGGKDVGAVGVGGIFEKDIVLSISLQVARLLEQQGVQVRLTRGGDYFISLQERSEMANRLNADIFVSIHANSAGANKPNVNGYETYYYTPQSRALAESIHRNIIRRVNVVDRGVRTARFYVIRTARMPSVLLETGFVTGMEDAAKLTNPTFQRQMAEAIAAGIIEYIKTRQ is encoded by the coding sequence ATGAAAAAACTATGTGCTTTTGTTTTTAGTTTAACAACCTTCCTGTTGGTGGCTGCCCCAGCCTATGCGGGGAGATTGCTATCCTGGCGTTTTGACGCGAATCAGAATCGCCTTATTTTCGTAACGGAAGAAAGTGTTAAACCGGTAGCCCAATTAATCCCTAATCCTACACGTCTAGTAATTGACCTACCCGGTACAATCCTAGGAAGGCCTAAAATTGAACAAAGTCTGGGCAGCGTAATTACAACCCTCAGGATAGGTCAATTTGATCCCAATACTACCAGACTGGTGATCGAACTGGCACCCGGTTATATTCTAGACCCACGTCAGATCAAAATCAGAGGAATATCACCCACCCAGTGGCTAGTAGAATTACCCCAGCCACAACCAGGAGAATTCCCTATTCCCTCCCCCTCCCCCAATCCCCAGCCCCCAAATCCCACTCCCCAACCGCCAACTGGTAACCCCTACTTTCCAAACCCCAATCCCTCTTCCTCACCATCTAGTTCCAGTATCCCTGGTAGCAGCCGCAGTGCCTCCCCGGCAAGCCGCAACAACACCAGTCCCATTCGGGTTACTAGCAGTGGGTTGTTGATAGCCTTAGGGGGAAGTCAGCGTAATAGGATCACAGTACAAAGAAGTGACCGGCGGCGGCTCTATTTTGAGGTTGAGGGTTTAAAGGTGGCTCCCAATTTACTGCAATCCTGGCCTGTCAACAAATACGGAGTGGGGGAGTTGGAAATCAGTGAGAAAAACAATACCACCGTTATAACTCTTCATATCCACCCAGATAGTCCCGACTGGCAAGCTAGTTTCACCACCAGGGGGGAATTGTTAATCTGGCCACAGGGAGGCATGACACAAGTAATGGATCTACCTGTCGCCCCCTTTTCCCCTTCTAGTCAGTCCCCCTCCACAGGGAGAGGGACTTTAATAGAGTCTATTGAGGTTACCAATAACCAATTGTCTATAAGGGCAAATCTTCCTATCAGAGCACGTGGTAGTTGGATAAATGAAAACCGCATCTATGAAATCCGTCTAGAAAATGCCTCGCTGGCACCCAATTTTCAAGAGCCTATCCTGATGGCGGGAAGTCCCATCTCTCGGCTCAGAATTTTGCAACCAAAAAGCAATTCTCTAATAATACAAGTAGAGCCGGCTCAGGGGGTGAGGATTGGAGAGATTAACCAACTGAGTGAGGAGTTTATATCTCTACCCCTTACCGTCATTAGTCCTTTTAATCCCTTGATTCCACCCGCAAACGCCCTAAATAACCCCTACTTTTCCCCCATCACAACCCTCCCCTCTTCTGTTAACCCATACGACTATACGCCAAGTGATAGTTCCAGTCCCAGTAATAACAATCGTCCTTTGAATCCTAACAACCCTCCACGCAGTCAGCCAAACAACCGTAATCCAAGTCGGGGAAGAATACTAGTGGTAATCGATCCAGGACATGGTGGTAAGGACGTGGGGGCGGTGGGGGTTGGGGGTATTTTCGAGAAGGACATAGTCCTCAGTATCTCCCTACAGGTGGCCCGTTTGTTAGAACAGCAGGGAGTACAAGTGCGCCTTACCAGGGGTGGGGACTATTTTATCAGTCTTCAGGAACGCTCGGAAATGGCCAACCGCCTCAATGCCGACATTTTCGTGAGTATTCATGCCAATTCCGCCGGCGCCAACAAACCCAATGTTAACGGCTACGAGACCTACTATTATACCCCCCAAAGTCGTGCCCTAGCAGAGAGTATTCATCGTAACATTATCAGGAGGGTGAATGTGGTGGACAGGGGGGTACGCACTGCTAGGTTTTATGTAATACGCACTGCCCGGATGCCCTCGGTGTTGTTGGAAACGGGCTTTGTGACTGGGATGGAAGATGCCGCTAAACTGACCAACCCCACCTTTCAACGACAAATGGCAGAGGCTATCGCCGCCGGAATCATCGAGTACATCAAGACACGACAATAA
- a CDS encoding glutathione S-transferase family protein, translating to MLKLYGGSRSRASIVQWYLEEIGVEYQFVLLDMANGEHLKPDYLKINPMGKVPAIVDGDFILWESGAILLYLAEKYGKEVNGLEQRSILNQWILFANSTLATGLFLEANREREIPRLLPPLEKIFAEKPFLLGDKLTVADIAVGSMLAYSRILAKMDFSSYPAVEEYVNRLSQRPAFQKTIGNR from the coding sequence ATGCTCAAGTTGTACGGAGGTAGTAGAAGTAGGGCATCTATAGTCCAGTGGTATTTGGAGGAAATTGGAGTAGAATATCAATTTGTACTCTTAGACATGGCCAACGGTGAACATCTTAAACCAGACTACCTAAAAATCAATCCCATGGGGAAAGTGCCCGCCATTGTGGATGGGGATTTTATATTGTGGGAATCAGGGGCAATTTTACTATATTTGGCGGAAAAGTACGGAAAAGAAGTTAACGGTTTAGAACAAAGAAGTATCCTAAACCAGTGGATTTTATTTGCTAATTCTACTCTCGCCACGGGACTTTTTTTAGAGGCTAATCGCGAAAGAGAAATCCCTAGATTGCTCCCTCCCTTGGAAAAAATATTTGCCGAAAAACCATTTTTGTTAGGAGATAAACTCACCGTTGCAGACATTGCTGTGGGTTCGATGTTGGCCTATTCCCGGATTCTGGCTAAAATGGACTTTTCATCCTACCCTGCCGTCGAAGAATATGTTAACCGTCTGTCCCAAAGGCCTGCTTTTCAAAAAACTATAGGCAATCGTTGA
- a CDS encoding RNA methyltransferase gives MLTSRQNPVVKGVKKLHHSKNRHKENLYLLEGTNPVSVAVALKYPLKVVLATIPWQEKHPHLWSQLQSLAEKAETVSEEIMAWLATTVNPDGVVAAAPRFPDHHPPPSLQLGLVLERIQDPGNMGTIIRTSVAMGVDFLWLSRDCVDLDHPKVIRASAGEWFKIKWSVVDNLLELISQYRLQGYQIVATEPRGSISLWQMDFYPPTLVLVGNESQGLSPTLKAMATHKVKIPLLNQVESLNVAVATSLVLAEYQRQRQLQKTQDNTHGTPHHRLESSGGNP, from the coding sequence ATGCTTACTAGTCGCCAAAACCCCGTTGTAAAGGGGGTAAAGAAGCTACACCACAGCAAAAACAGACATAAAGAAAATTTATACCTGCTGGAGGGGACTAATCCAGTATCTGTGGCAGTGGCCCTTAAGTACCCCCTGAAGGTGGTTTTGGCCACTATACCCTGGCAAGAAAAACACCCCCATTTGTGGTCACAATTACAATCCCTAGCAGAAAAGGCGGAAACGGTGTCCGAAGAGATAATGGCCTGGTTGGCAACCACCGTCAATCCCGATGGCGTAGTAGCCGCCGCCCCCCGTTTCCCTGACCACCATCCCCCCCCTAGCCTTCAATTGGGACTGGTTTTAGAGCGGATTCAAGATCCCGGTAATATGGGTACTATCATCCGCACCAGTGTGGCCATGGGGGTGGACTTCCTCTGGTTGAGCAGGGATTGTGTTGATTTGGATCATCCTAAAGTGATAAGAGCCTCTGCCGGGGAATGGTTTAAAATTAAATGGTCCGTGGTGGACAATCTTTTGGAGCTCATTTCCCAATATCGTCTTCAAGGCTATCAAATTGTGGCCACGGAACCTAGGGGGAGTATATCCCTTTGGCAAATGGATTTCTATCCCCCCACCCTGGTATTAGTAGGCAATGAGTCTCAGGGATTATCTCCCACCCTCAAGGCAATGGCCACCCACAAGGTGAAAATTCCCCTCCTCAATCAGGTGGAATCCTTAAACGTGGCCGTTGCTACTTCCTTAGTACTGGCAGAATACCAGAGACAAAGACAATTACAGAAAACACAGGATAATACTCATGGAACACCACACCATAGACTGGAATCAAGCGGGGGTAACCCCTAA
- the rpoD gene encoding RNA polymerase sigma factor RpoD: protein MTQVQQMFATVSPDDLDDMFDSSFADYQDNDQLPEDLTEGLPPDSLEAAEIAKKPRKAPAGRQRGQSRKRPVTEDSIRVYLQEIGRIRLLRAEEEIELARQISDLLEMEYIRNKLKEHLGRKPTDEEWAQACNMPSLRQFYRRLHLGRRAKDKMVQSNLRLVVSIAKKYMNRGLSFQDLIQEGSLGLIRAAEKFDHEKGYKFSTYATWWIRQAITRAIADQSRTIRLPVHLYETISRIKKTTKMLSQKMGRKPTEEEIAEDMEMTIEKLRFIAKSAQLPISLETPIGKEEDSRLGDFIEADGENPEDEVAKNLLREDLENVLDSLSPRERDVLRLRYGLDDGRMKTLEEIGQIFNVTRERIRQIEAKALRKLRHPNRNSILKEYIR from the coding sequence ATGACGCAGGTTCAACAAATGTTCGCTACCGTCTCTCCCGATGATTTGGACGATATGTTTGATTCTTCCTTCGCCGACTACCAAGATAACGACCAGTTGCCGGAGGATTTAACCGAAGGACTGCCCCCAGACTCCCTAGAGGCGGCAGAAATTGCTAAAAAGCCCCGAAAGGCTCCAGCAGGCAGACAAAGGGGTCAGTCCAGAAAAAGGCCCGTTACAGAGGATTCTATCCGCGTATATCTACAGGAAATCGGTCGTATTCGACTTCTGCGGGCAGAAGAGGAAATCGAATTGGCCCGACAGATTTCAGACTTGCTGGAGATGGAGTATATACGTAATAAACTTAAGGAACATTTGGGACGTAAACCCACGGATGAAGAGTGGGCTCAAGCCTGTAACATGCCCTCCCTGCGTCAGTTCTATCGTCGCCTCCATCTGGGACGACGGGCAAAAGATAAGATGGTACAATCGAATTTGCGTCTGGTGGTGTCCATTGCTAAAAAATACATGAATCGGGGTTTGTCGTTCCAGGACTTGATTCAAGAAGGTTCATTGGGCCTGATTCGGGCAGCAGAGAAATTTGACCACGAAAAGGGTTATAAATTCTCCACTTACGCTACATGGTGGATTCGTCAGGCAATCACTCGGGCCATAGCAGATCAATCCCGCACCATTCGTCTCCCCGTACACCTGTATGAAACTATATCTCGCATCAAGAAAACTACAAAGATGCTCTCCCAGAAAATGGGGCGTAAACCCACTGAGGAGGAGATTGCCGAAGACATGGAGATGACCATCGAGAAACTCCGATTTATTGCCAAGTCTGCCCAACTCCCCATTTCCCTGGAAACACCCATAGGCAAGGAAGAAGACTCCCGTCTGGGCGATTTCATTGAAGCGGATGGCGAAAACCCCGAAGATGAAGTGGCTAAAAACCTGTTGAGGGAGGACTTGGAAAACGTCCTGGACTCTCTCAGTCCCCGAGAACGGGATGTACTACGCCTGCGTTATGGCTTGGATGACGGTCGCATGAAAACTCTTGAAGAAATAGGACAAATCTTTAACGTCACCCGGGAAAGAATCAGACAGATAGAGGCTAAAGCCCTCAGAAAACTCCGCCACCCCAATCGCAATAGCATTCTCAAAGAGTATATACGGTAA
- a CDS encoding peptidoglycan DD-metalloendopeptidase family protein, whose translation MNSRGVVFMNSKELLKGLSQTMIVLGVGLILNPDSARATVLDSIGGESEEVSRPTLLVKSAEQVSLLVKNESPNPDSISVNSPSGSMGDEGMSSSQNRDFVSSEGDMGGEKTAIESSSNTTETGNDDTVATQTSYISLAVTAQNTITDTAVTPEKNVVAQSTSINIPVTPETDVVAQSTGINIPVEAPSRETVNASPTETAKQIAIPVSVEAPQSRTDTSFVAVPVMEPIPETKTQQYASSGGGMPLETGEPVFIEEETEEQILPPSTRATGSFSNTTSPVREEGKRGGLVSAININIEPYEPEIDPSQEETEIPIQPQLVTPSPSEQSENRPMPGFIWPARGVLTSGFGRRWGRMHKGIDIAGPVGTPIVAAADGVVISAGWNAGGYGNVVRIRHFDGTITLYAHNSKILVRRGDYVTQGQQIAKMGSTGFSTGPHLHFEIHPQGRRPVNPLAFLPPKTSQ comes from the coding sequence ATGAATAGTAGGGGAGTAGTGTTCATGAACTCAAAGGAGCTATTAAAGGGATTGTCTCAGACAATGATAGTACTGGGAGTGGGATTGATATTAAATCCTGACTCAGCCAGGGCCACTGTTTTAGACTCAATTGGTGGGGAAAGTGAGGAGGTTTCCCGTCCAACCCTATTGGTTAAAAGTGCCGAACAGGTCTCTCTTTTGGTCAAGAATGAATCCCCCAATCCAGACAGCATTTCTGTCAATAGCCCTTCCGGGTCCATGGGGGATGAAGGCATGTCCTCTTCCCAAAATAGAGATTTTGTCAGCAGTGAGGGGGATATGGGCGGGGAAAAGACAGCCATAGAAAGCTCCTCTAATACAACCGAAACAGGGAATGATGATACTGTTGCCACACAAACATCTTACATTTCCCTGGCAGTGACAGCTCAGAATACAATTACTGACACAGCAGTGACCCCTGAAAAGAATGTGGTAGCTCAAAGTACAAGTATCAATATACCAGTAACCCCCGAAACAGATGTAGTGGCGCAGAGCACAGGTATCAACATACCGGTAGAAGCCCCGTCCCGGGAAACTGTAAATGCCTCCCCCACGGAGACGGCAAAACAAATAGCAATACCCGTCAGTGTGGAGGCTCCACAAAGCAGGACAGACACCAGCTTTGTGGCAGTGCCGGTAATGGAGCCTATCCCAGAAACAAAAACCCAACAGTATGCCAGCAGCGGCGGGGGCATGCCCTTAGAAACGGGGGAACCAGTTTTCATAGAGGAGGAAACAGAAGAGCAGATTCTGCCACCATCTACTCGTGCTACTGGGAGTTTTTCTAATACCACAAGCCCCGTCAGAGAAGAGGGGAAAAGGGGAGGGCTGGTCAGTGCTATCAATATAAACATTGAGCCCTACGAGCCAGAAATAGACCCCTCCCAGGAGGAGACAGAGATACCAATTCAACCGCAATTAGTAACCCCCAGCCCATCAGAGCAGTCAGAAAACAGGCCAATGCCAGGGTTTATTTGGCCGGCGCGAGGAGTGTTGACGTCGGGCTTTGGTCGGCGTTGGGGAAGAATGCACAAGGGAATAGACATTGCGGGGCCTGTGGGCACCCCCATTGTAGCGGCTGCCGACGGGGTTGTGATCTCAGCCGGTTGGAATGCGGGGGGATATGGCAATGTGGTTAGGATCAGACACTTTGATGGGACAATCACCCTCTATGCCCACAACAGTAAGATTCTTGTGCGTCGTGGAGATTACGTGACCCAGGGACAGCAAATAGCTAAAATGGGCAGTACTGGGTTTAGCACTGGCCCCCACTTGCACTTTGAAATCCATCCCCAAGGGAGAAGGCCCGTTAACCCCTTGGCCTTTTTGCCTCCTAAAACTAGTCAGTAG
- the rpsP gene encoding 30S ribosomal protein S16, whose product MVKIRLKRFGKKGEPSYRIVAMDSRARRDGKVLEELGYYNPRTKETRLNVPAIVNRLKQGAQPTDTVRSILAKAKVFEQVNA is encoded by the coding sequence ATGGTGAAAATACGTCTGAAAAGATTTGGGAAAAAGGGAGAACCCAGTTATCGGATTGTGGCAATGGATAGCAGGGCTCGTCGAGACGGTAAGGTGTTAGAAGAGTTGGGATACTACAACCCTAGAACCAAGGAAACCAGACTAAATGTTCCCGCCATCGTAAACAGACTAAAACAAGGTGCTCAACCTACCGATACTGTTCGTAGTATTTTGGCCAAAGCAAAAGTGTTTGAACAAGTAAATGCTTAA
- a CDS encoding KH domain-containing protein, translated as MLNLGVNSNSGSHVNSPPGEGNRPDYDGLIRFLIEPLLESPELLCFDCELVPSTRKVWIRLAIEDEDKGRIYGRGGRNIQAVKTILQTAAQLAGDTLYLELYEDNDGSRKRIPRPSIVHSPPPKAPSSAHPKKSLRRRRRTPKSRF; from the coding sequence ATGCTTAACTTAGGAGTGAATTCTAATTCCGGTTCTCATGTCAACTCCCCCCCCGGCGAGGGCAATAGGCCAGATTATGACGGTTTGATCCGCTTTTTAATAGAGCCCCTATTGGAATCCCCAGAACTTTTATGTTTTGACTGCGAATTAGTGCCTAGCACCAGGAAAGTCTGGATTCGTCTTGCTATCGAGGATGAGGATAAGGGGAGAATTTACGGCCGAGGGGGAAGGAACATACAAGCAGTTAAAACCATACTGCAAACGGCGGCTCAGTTAGCTGGTGATACTCTGTACTTAGAACTTTACGAAGATAATGACGGCAGCAGAAAGAGGATTCCCCGCCCCTCTATAGTACATTCCCCCCCTCCCAAGGCTCCCAGTAGCGCCCACCCCAAGAAGAGTCTCCGACGTCGTCGTCGCACTCCCAAATCTAGATTTTAA
- a CDS encoding tetratricopeptide repeat protein, which translates to MSFTSCWAIEDYSQAIQINPNWAEAYYNRGNTAI; encoded by the coding sequence CTGAGTTTTACTTCGTGCTGGGCAATAGAAGATTACAGTCAAGCCATCCAGATTAACCCCAACTGGGCTGAGGCTTACTATAACCGAGGTAATACCGCAATATGA
- a CDS encoding acylphosphatase — MTKTVRITVSGKVQGVYFRMYTQMKARELGVRGYVRNLPNGDVEIVATAEEAKLKQLVDWCHVGSPSAVVTNVAVEDIHPPETFRDFEIRY; from the coding sequence ATGACAAAGACTGTTAGGATTACTGTTTCCGGAAAGGTACAAGGGGTGTACTTTAGGATGTATACTCAGATGAAGGCAAGAGAGTTGGGAGTCCGGGGTTATGTGCGTAATCTCCCCAACGGGGATGTGGAAATTGTCGCCACTGCAGAAGAGGCCAAGTTAAAGCAACTGGTAGACTGGTGTCATGTGGGCTCCCCTTCTGCTGTCGTTACTAACGTAGCTGTAGAAGATATACATCCCCCAGAAACCTTTAGGGATTTTGAAATTCGCTACTAG
- the glmS gene encoding glutamine--fructose-6-phosphate transaminase (isomerizing), whose protein sequence is MCGIVGYIGTGNALEILIEGLEKLEYRGYDSAGVATVVDGQIKVIKAKGKLYNLRSKLEKEKSNSTIGIGHTRWATHGKPEEYNAHPHCDDKGKIAVVQNGIIENFQQLKEELTEKGHQFVSDTDTEVIPHLIAEYYCPDNNEPFLEAVIKAVNRLHGAFAIAILHAAHPDELIVARQSAPLIIGFGLGEFFCASDVTALVKHTNTVLSLENGEIARLTPLGVEIYDFAGKRLRKRVRLLDFSPTTVEKQGFRHYMLKEIHEQPTVVRNCLEAYLDVSWKGEGNPISLNLKPEMYENLEHIQIVACGTSWHASLVGKYLLEQIAGIPTFVQYASEFRYSPTPLMANTLTIGVTQSGETADTLAALEMEKQRRAHLKPPYHSRLLGITNRPESTITTIVDQIIHTYAGIEIGVAATKTFTAQVIAFYLLALDLAWRRKTITSERLGEIIEGLWQLPSQIEHILHSQEEAIQQLAHQFTETTDFIFIGRGINFPIALEGALKLKEISYIHAEGYPAGEMKHGPIALLDARVPVVAIAMPGRVYEKVISNAQEARARDARLIGVLPENRNEEIFQDKLFVPEVEELLSPLLAVVPLQLLSYYIASLKGLDVDQPRNLAKSVTVE, encoded by the coding sequence ATGTGTGGAATTGTAGGTTATATTGGCACGGGCAACGCCCTGGAGATTTTAATAGAAGGGTTGGAAAAACTAGAATACAGAGGGTATGATTCAGCAGGAGTAGCCACCGTTGTAGACGGGCAGATAAAAGTAATAAAAGCCAAGGGGAAATTATACAATTTGCGCAGCAAACTGGAGAAGGAAAAAAGTAATTCCACCATAGGGATTGGACATACCCGCTGGGCAACCCACGGCAAACCAGAAGAATACAATGCCCACCCCCATTGTGACGACAAAGGGAAAATAGCAGTAGTCCAAAATGGCATAATCGAAAACTTCCAGCAGTTAAAAGAGGAATTGACAGAAAAAGGACATCAATTCGTCTCCGACACAGATACAGAAGTAATCCCCCACCTCATCGCCGAATATTACTGTCCTGACAACAATGAGCCCTTTTTAGAAGCCGTAATCAAGGCAGTAAATAGACTACACGGAGCCTTTGCCATTGCCATTTTACATGCAGCTCACCCCGATGAGTTGATTGTGGCTCGTCAGAGTGCCCCCCTTATTATCGGTTTTGGACTGGGGGAATTTTTCTGTGCCTCCGACGTAACCGCCTTAGTAAAACACACTAATACTGTATTGTCCTTGGAAAACGGTGAAATTGCCCGTCTCACCCCCCTAGGAGTGGAGATATATGACTTTGCGGGGAAACGACTGCGCAAGAGGGTGCGCCTATTGGATTTCAGTCCCACCACTGTGGAAAAACAGGGTTTCCGCCACTACATGCTCAAAGAAATACACGAGCAGCCCACAGTAGTACGAAATTGTCTAGAAGCATACTTAGACGTCTCTTGGAAGGGGGAGGGCAACCCCATATCCCTCAATCTCAAACCGGAAATGTACGAAAATCTAGAACATATCCAAATAGTGGCCTGTGGGACATCTTGGCATGCGAGTCTAGTGGGGAAATATTTGTTAGAACAAATTGCCGGGATACCGACTTTTGTCCAGTATGCCTCGGAATTCCGCTACTCGCCAACCCCCCTGATGGCCAACACCCTAACCATAGGGGTAACCCAGTCAGGGGAAACGGCAGATACCCTAGCCGCTTTAGAAATGGAAAAACAGAGACGGGCCCACCTAAAACCCCCCTACCACTCTCGTCTTTTGGGCATTACCAACCGCCCGGAAAGTACTATTACCACCATAGTAGACCAGATTATTCACACCTATGCGGGGATAGAGATAGGGGTGGCGGCTACAAAAACCTTTACTGCCCAAGTGATTGCCTTTTACCTGTTGGCACTGGATCTAGCCTGGAGGAGAAAAACCATCACATCAGAGCGTCTGGGGGAGATTATCGAGGGTTTATGGCAATTACCTAGTCAAATTGAGCACATTCTCCACTCCCAAGAGGAGGCAATCCAACAACTCGCACACCAATTCACCGAGACAACAGACTTTATCTTCATTGGCAGGGGGATCAATTTCCCCATAGCCCTAGAGGGGGCATTAAAACTCAAGGAAATCAGTTATATCCATGCAGAGGGGTATCCGGCAGGGGAGATGAAACACGGCCCAATTGCCCTGTTAGATGCCCGGGTGCCCGTAGTCGCCATAGCCATGCCGGGGAGGGTGTATGAAAAAGTGATTTCCAATGCCCAAGAAGCCAGGGCAAGGGATGCCAGACTGATTGGAGTGTTGCCAGAAAACAGAAACGAGGAGATATTCCAGGACAAATTGTTTGTGCCAGAGGTGGAAGAGTTGTTGTCACCTCTGTTGGCAGTAGTGCCCTTACAACTGTTGTCCTACTATATTGCCTCCTTGAAGGGACTAGATGTAGATCAACCCCGCAACTTGGCTAAATCCGTAACAGTAGAGTAG
- a CDS encoding DUF3172 domain-containing protein, which yields MRRKPQSPYSRYYTETPTKSKGTPFFPEKINYTLVAICAGIFILGIGVGIALSSGQTTSSPNVASREVIDRSAPNPEICVQFGASAIVSDLRVFITLNPFNVYVSQPVMRPGCVLKKNNWSILEQRRLITEEQVRQCKNRMNTFGFTGSLDANPKIDCIYQNDAAGNLFLNPEGSVNPKPTEEF from the coding sequence CAATCCCCCTATTCCAGATATTATACAGAAACCCCCACCAAGAGCAAAGGCACCCCTTTTTTCCCGGAAAAAATTAACTATACCCTGGTGGCCATCTGTGCCGGCATTTTCATCCTGGGGATAGGTGTGGGTATTGCTTTGAGTTCAGGACAAACTACAAGTAGTCCAAATGTAGCATCGAGAGAAGTAATAGATCGCAGTGCCCCCAACCCAGAAATATGTGTGCAGTTTGGCGCTAGTGCCATTGTTTCGGACCTAAGGGTGTTTATCACTCTTAACCCCTTTAATGTGTACGTATCACAGCCTGTAATGCGGCCAGGTTGCGTGTTAAAGAAAAACAACTGGTCCATTCTAGAACAAAGAAGGCTGATAACAGAAGAACAAGTCCGTCAGTGTAAAAACCGCATGAATACTTTTGGTTTCACAGGTAGTCTAGACGCCAACCCAAAAATAGACTGTATTTATCAAAACGACGCGGCAGGTAATTTATTCCTGAATCCAGAAGGCTCAGTAAATCCCAAACCCACAGAAGAATTTTAA